A genome region from Columba livia isolate bColLiv1 breed racing homer chromosome 2, bColLiv1.pat.W.v2, whole genome shotgun sequence includes the following:
- the RBM12B gene encoding RNA-binding protein 12B codes for MAVVIRLQGLPVVAGPADIRRFFLGLNIPDGGVHIIGGEIGEAFIIFATDEDARRAMSCSGGFIKDSRIELFLSSKAEMQNTIEMSRRQFGRGGREMMSGSRRTGTNGSGASGVGDFPHVVPVFPKGMSKPDYGPPNHPEAGFHTNGTRHGDMGMPKSSYQSRKGSHPFNPDDLYLYLRGIPYSATEDEVRAFFSGIHVDGVILIKHRNGLSNGDCLVKFATPGDALEGLQRHRQYMGQRFIEISPSTEERWIEYGGTVDMPNEMDHFLCEDRSPRSSGYMHSRKHSHSRSPRRQRTRSRSPPTQEYYIHLRNLSTNVEKRDLRDFFPDLDICSKQIKLLTDKHQRRTRDAFVLLRSERDYQAALECHRKVLLNRPVYIFPISKKSMLKIIDSCERRRSQDRDHPGQAIPEKGYREGHSGPKTCVYVRNFPFDVSKIEVQKFFVRFDIDEDDIYLLCDDKGVGLGEALVKFKSEEQAMKAENLNRRRFLGMEILIRLISEDQMEKFGVTVPFSAPNDMRSHSHPYDRDELSRPVGSPPGPPQGPRMHSFGPPGNFRHPEFRHPPEDFMCPPEDFRGPPPLVDLGGDGEPFGRMEFGNNKMGSFPEGRFMPDPNFSGGSEHGVPIRLKNLPFKATPNEILDFFYGYRVIPESVCVQYNKQGLPSGDAIIAMTNYEEAMAAINELNDRPIGPRKVKLSLL; via the coding sequence ATGGCTGTAGTCATCCGTTTACAGGGGCTTCCTGTTGTTGCGGGTCCTGCAGATATTCGTCGTTTCTTCTTGGGATTGAATATTCCTGATGGAGGTGTGCATATTATTGGAGGAGAGATTGGGGAGGcttttattatatttgcaaCAGATGAAGATGCACGGCGTGCCATGAGCTGTTCAGGAGGGTTTATCAAGGACTCGCGCATAGAGCTCTTTCTCAGCAGCAAGGCAGAAATGCAGAATACCATAGAAATGAGCCGGAGACAGTTTGGCCGTGGGGGACGAGAAATGATGTCTGGCTCTAGAAGAACAGGTACTAATGGTTCTGGTGCATCGGGTGTTGGAGACTTTCCACATGTAGTCCCGGTTTTTCCAAAAGGAATGAGTAAACCTGATTATGGTCCACCAAATCATCCAGAGGCTGGATTCCATACCAATGGCACAAGACATGGTGATATGGGTATGCCTAAATCAAGCTATCAGTCAAGAAAGGGTTCTCATCCATTTAACCCAGATGATCTTTATCTATATCTACGTGGTATACCTTACTCTGCAACAGAAGATGAAGTACGTGCTTTCTTTTCTGGGATACACGTGGATGGAGTGATTCTGATAAAGCATCGCAATGGTTTAAGCAATGGTGATTGCTTGGTAAAATTTGCTACGCCTGGTGATGCCTTAGAAGGACTTCAGCGTCATAGACAATACATGGGTCAGAGGTTTATAGAAATAAGCCCATCTACAGAGGAACGATGGATTGAATATGGTGGGACAGTGGACATGCCAAATGAGATGGATCACTTTTTGTGTGAAGACCGTTCTCCAAGAAGTTCAGGCTATATGCATTCAAGGAAACATTCTCATTCAAGATCACCAAGGAGACAAAGAACACGTTCTCGTTCACCTCCCACCCAGGAGTATTACATACACTTAAGAAATCTGTCTACTAATGTGGAGAAGAGAGAtttgagagatttttttcctgatctgGACATATGTAGCAAACAAATCAAGCTTCTAACAGATAAGCATCAGAGGAGGACTAGAGATGCTTTTGTCCTGTTAAGGAGTGAGAGAGATTACCAGGCTGCTTTGGAATGTCATAGAAAGGTTCTGCTCAATCGTCCTGTTTACATTTTTCCAATTTCAAAAAAGTCAATGTTGAAAATAATTGATTCTTGTGAGAGGAGAAGATCACAGGACAGAGATCATCCTGGACAGGCCATACCAGAAAAAGGTTACCGGGAAGGTCATTCTGGCCCTAAGACATGTGTTTATGTAAGGAATTTTCCGTTTGATGTGTCAAAAATTGAAGTGCAAAAGTTCTTTGTGAGATTTGATATTGACGAAGATGATATTTACTTGCTCTGTGATGACAAAGGAGTTGGGCTGGGAGAAGCATTAGTGAAATTTAAATCTGAAGAACAAGCcatgaaagcagaaaatttaaATCGTCGAAGATTCTTGGGAATGGAGATATTAATAAGACTTATATCTGAAGATCAGATGGAGAAGTTTGGTGTAACTGTACCATTCTCTGCACCAAATGACATGCGGAGTCATTCACATCCTTATGACAGAGATGAGCTTTCCCGTCCAGTTGGTTCACCACCCGGGCCACCACAAGGGCCACGCATGCATTCATTTGGTCCCCCTGGGAACTTTAGGCATCCTGAATTTAGACACCCCCCTGAGGACTTCATGTGCCCTCCTGAGGATTTTAGAGGTCCACCACCCCTCGTGGATTTGGGTGGTGATGGTGAACCTTTTGGCAGAATGGAGTTTGGGAATAATAAAATGGGAAGTTTTCCTGAAGGAAGATTTATGCCGGATCCAAATTTCAGTGGTGGTTCTGAACATGGTGTTCCTATTAGATTGAAAAATTTACCTTTTAAAGCTACTCCTAATGAGATTCTGGATTTTTTCTATGGCTACAGAGTCATACCAGAGTCAGTTTGTGTACAGTACAACAAACAAGGATTACCTTCTGGTGATGCCATCATTGCTATGACAAACTATGAGGAAGCTATGGCGGCTATTAATGAACTGAATGATAGGCCAATTGGTCCACGGAAAGTTAAGTTGAGCTTGCTGTAA